Proteins from a genomic interval of Rhodococcus rhodochrous:
- the lspA gene encoding signal peptidase II: protein MTNEASRPDRDAETPVPGRADEPAPPPSVGRRMLRPLLLVALVVFVADLVTKVLAVHYIDPADPISIVGDTVTLTLVRNPGAAFSMATGMTWLLTLVAIAVVVGVVKIGRTLRSRWWALGLALVLGGALGNLTDRLFRSPGPLQGHVVDFVSVGWWPVFNVADSAIVCGAILLVALTIFGVEPDGGASQGPGAAPDADETRKESHQ, encoded by the coding sequence GTGACGAACGAAGCTTCCCGACCCGACCGCGACGCGGAGACGCCGGTTCCCGGTCGTGCCGACGAGCCGGCGCCGCCCCCCTCCGTCGGCCGGCGCATGCTGCGGCCGCTGCTGCTCGTGGCGCTCGTCGTCTTCGTCGCGGATCTGGTGACGAAGGTGCTCGCCGTCCACTACATCGACCCAGCCGACCCGATCTCGATCGTCGGCGACACGGTCACCCTGACACTCGTCCGCAATCCCGGTGCCGCGTTCTCCATGGCCACGGGCATGACCTGGCTGCTCACGCTGGTCGCGATCGCCGTTGTCGTCGGCGTCGTGAAGATCGGCCGGACCCTGAGATCGCGGTGGTGGGCGCTCGGCCTCGCCCTCGTCCTCGGGGGAGCGCTCGGCAATCTCACCGACCGTCTGTTCCGCTCGCCCGGACCGCTGCAGGGCCACGTCGTCGACTTCGTGTCGGTCGGATGGTGGCCGGTGTTCAACGTCGCCGACTCGGCCATCGTGTGCGGAGCGATCCTGCTCGTGGCCCTGACCATCTTCGGCGTCGAACCCGACGGTGGCGCCTCGCAGGGCCCGGGCGCAGCGCCGGATGCGGACGAAACGAGAAAGGAATCACACCAGTGA
- a CDS encoding DNA polymerase IV: MLHLDLDAFFASAEQLTRPTLRGRPVLVGGLGARGVVAGASYEARVYGARSAMPMSRARRLVGPAAVVLPPRGILYRELSGLVFDTLRARIPILETLSLDEAFAEPLELAGADADEVERFCSELREHVREKTGLVASIGAGSGKQIAKIGSGLAKPDGLLVVRPEGELPLLHSLPVRKLWGIGPVAEDRLRRLGIETIGDLAALPVAEAASILGGTIGPGLHRLANGFDDRPVAERAEAKQVSAETTFPTDIVAMPGLRRAIAASATAAHTRLRKDGRAARTVVLKLRKADMSVLTRSSTLPYATEDMQVLTAAAQRLALDPLEIGPVRLVGVGYAGLSAIAQDTLFPELDRTTTEETGPAEEDDEERVAASGPATRWTPGADVCHPEFGHGWVQGAGHGVVTVRFETRSTGPGPARTLDENDPDLGVADPLASLN; encoded by the coding sequence GTGTTGCACCTGGATCTCGACGCGTTCTTCGCGTCCGCCGAGCAGTTGACCCGGCCGACCCTGCGGGGCCGGCCGGTCCTCGTCGGTGGGCTCGGTGCCCGCGGGGTGGTGGCCGGCGCGAGCTACGAGGCCCGCGTCTACGGTGCGCGCTCTGCCATGCCGATGAGCCGGGCACGGCGCCTCGTCGGACCGGCGGCGGTCGTGCTGCCTCCGCGCGGAATCCTCTACCGCGAACTGAGCGGACTCGTCTTCGACACCCTGCGCGCCCGGATCCCGATCCTCGAGACCCTCTCTCTCGACGAGGCGTTCGCCGAACCTCTCGAACTCGCCGGCGCCGACGCCGACGAGGTCGAACGCTTCTGTTCCGAGTTACGCGAACACGTCAGGGAGAAAACAGGTCTCGTCGCCTCCATCGGGGCCGGATCGGGTAAGCAGATCGCGAAGATCGGGTCCGGTCTCGCGAAACCGGACGGGCTGCTCGTCGTCCGGCCCGAAGGCGAACTCCCGTTGCTGCACAGCCTGCCGGTGCGCAAGCTGTGGGGGATCGGTCCGGTGGCCGAGGACCGGTTGCGGCGACTCGGCATCGAGACCATCGGAGATCTCGCGGCGCTGCCCGTCGCCGAGGCGGCGTCGATCCTCGGCGGCACCATCGGGCCGGGACTGCACCGGCTCGCCAACGGATTCGACGACCGGCCCGTCGCGGAGCGCGCCGAGGCGAAACAGGTCAGCGCCGAGACCACCTTTCCCACGGACATCGTCGCGATGCCCGGACTGCGGCGGGCGATCGCCGCGTCGGCGACCGCCGCGCACACACGCCTGCGCAAGGACGGGCGTGCCGCCCGCACGGTGGTGCTCAAGCTGCGCAAGGCCGACATGTCGGTGCTCACCCGGTCGTCGACCCTGCCCTACGCCACCGAGGACATGCAGGTGCTCACCGCCGCCGCCCAGCGACTCGCGCTCGATCCCCTCGAGATCGGCCCCGTCCGGCTCGTCGGGGTGGGCTATGCGGGTCTGTCCGCTATCGCGCAGGACACCCTGTTCCCCGAACTCGACCGGACGACGACCGAGGAGACCGGACCGGCAGAGGAGGACGACGAGGAGCGCGTCGCGGCGAGCGGACCGGCCACCCGGTGGACGCCGGGCGCCGACGTCTGCCATCCCGAATTCGGGCACGGATGGGTGCAGGGCGCGGGCCACGGCGTGGTCACCGTCCGCTTCGAGACACGCAGCACGGGTCCGGGACCAGCACGGACGCTCGACGAGAACGATCCCGACCTCGGCGTCGCCGACCCGCTCGCGAGCCTGAACTGA
- the ileS gene encoding isoleucine--tRNA ligase translates to MTENHAAPDPTAATAGSTAGYPRVDYDLPRDSGVDFPALEERVLAQWASDGTFEASLRNRDGADEFVFYDGPPFANGLPHYGHLLTGYVKDVVPRFQTMLGKKVDRRFGWDCHGLPAELEAEKQLGIKDKSEIDSMGLAEFNAYCKQSVLRYTGEWRDYVTRQARWVDFDNDYKTLDLDFMESVMWAFKSLYEKGLIYQGFRVLPYSWYEQTPLSNQETRLDDAYKMRQDPAVTVDMVLRAPGSELDGACALIWTTTPWTLPSNLAIAVHPEIEYVAVRGADDKTYLLAQDRLGHYARELGEEPDVLGRYRGTDLVGLAYEPPFDFFAGRENAHRVIAADYVTTESGTGIVHLAPAFGEEDMEYCQRNGIELVQPLDPGGKFTSMVPPYEGLQVFDANPVIIKDLKAAGKLLRHETIEHSYPHSWRSGQPLIYMAVPSWFVAVTRFRDRMVELNQQITWVPEHIRDGQFGKWLEGARDWNISRNRYWGSPIPVWISDDPEYPRVDVYGSLDELERDFGVRPTDLHRPMIDELTRPNPDDPTGKSTMRRVPEVLDCWFESGSMPFAQVHYPFENRDWFDTHYPGDFIVEYNGQTRGWFYTLHVLATALFDRPAFKCVAAHGIVLGDDGLKMSKSKGNYPDVNEVFARDGSDAMRWFLMSSPILRGGNLVVTEQGIREGVRQALLPLWNAWSFLQLYASKPGTWRTDSTNVLDRYILAKLAQTRDVITEALEAVDIAGACDELRTFCDALTNWYVRRSRNRFWDEDTDAIDTLHTVLEVVTRLAAPLLPMASEVIWRGLTGGRSVHLADWPASDDLPSDPALVAAMDEVRGVCSTVLSLRKAQKLRVRLPLPEVTVATPGSSHLDPFVDLIKDEVNVKRVVTTDDVEAHGRFEVVVNARAAGPRLGKDVQKVIKAVKAGDWAQAEDGTVTAAGIALLPEEYTSRLVAAEPESTAALPGGNGLVVLDTTVTEELEAEGWAKDRIREFQDARRNLGLEVSDRISVRFEVPAERAEWADRHQDLIAGEILATTFELGAPEGEAIELGEGTRASIVRA, encoded by the coding sequence GTGACCGAGAACCACGCTGCACCGGATCCCACCGCAGCAACCGCCGGCAGTACTGCCGGATATCCGCGCGTCGACTACGACCTGCCGCGCGATTCGGGTGTCGACTTCCCGGCGCTCGAAGAGCGTGTGCTCGCGCAGTGGGCCTCCGACGGTACCTTCGAGGCGTCGCTGCGCAACCGTGACGGCGCCGACGAGTTCGTCTTCTACGACGGCCCGCCCTTCGCGAACGGCCTCCCGCACTACGGGCACCTGCTCACCGGCTACGTCAAGGACGTCGTCCCGCGCTTCCAGACCATGCTCGGGAAGAAGGTCGACCGCCGCTTCGGCTGGGACTGCCACGGCCTGCCCGCCGAGCTCGAAGCGGAGAAGCAGCTCGGCATCAAGGACAAGTCCGAGATCGATTCGATGGGCCTGGCCGAGTTCAACGCCTACTGCAAGCAGTCGGTGCTGCGCTACACCGGTGAGTGGCGCGACTACGTCACCCGTCAGGCCCGCTGGGTCGACTTCGACAACGACTACAAGACCCTCGACCTCGACTTCATGGAGTCGGTCATGTGGGCGTTCAAGTCGCTGTACGAGAAGGGCCTGATCTACCAGGGCTTCCGGGTGCTGCCCTACAGCTGGTACGAGCAGACGCCGCTGTCGAACCAGGAGACCCGTCTCGACGACGCCTACAAGATGCGTCAGGACCCGGCGGTCACCGTCGACATGGTGCTGCGTGCACCCGGTTCCGAACTCGACGGCGCGTGCGCGCTCATCTGGACCACCACGCCGTGGACCCTGCCGTCCAACCTCGCGATCGCGGTGCACCCCGAGATCGAGTACGTCGCCGTGCGTGGCGCCGACGACAAGACCTACCTGCTCGCGCAGGATCGTCTCGGCCACTACGCCCGCGAACTCGGCGAGGAACCCGACGTGCTCGGCCGTTACCGCGGCACCGACCTCGTCGGTCTCGCCTACGAGCCGCCCTTCGACTTCTTCGCCGGCCGTGAGAACGCGCACCGGGTGATCGCCGCCGACTACGTCACCACCGAGTCCGGTACCGGAATCGTCCACCTCGCACCGGCTTTCGGTGAAGAGGACATGGAGTACTGCCAGCGCAACGGCATCGAGCTCGTGCAGCCGCTCGATCCGGGCGGCAAGTTCACCTCGATGGTGCCGCCGTACGAGGGCCTGCAGGTCTTCGACGCCAACCCGGTCATCATCAAGGACCTCAAGGCCGCCGGAAAGCTGTTGCGGCACGAGACCATCGAGCACTCCTACCCACACTCGTGGCGGTCGGGTCAGCCGCTGATCTACATGGCGGTGCCGTCGTGGTTCGTCGCCGTCACCCGTTTCCGCGACCGCATGGTCGAGCTCAACCAGCAGATCACGTGGGTGCCCGAGCACATCCGCGACGGTCAGTTCGGCAAGTGGCTCGAAGGTGCCCGCGACTGGAACATCAGCCGTAACCGCTACTGGGGCAGCCCGATCCCGGTATGGATCTCGGACGACCCGGAGTACCCGCGCGTCGACGTCTACGGTTCCCTCGACGAACTCGAACGCGACTTCGGCGTGCGGCCCACCGACCTGCACCGGCCGATGATCGACGAACTGACCCGGCCGAATCCCGACGACCCGACCGGGAAGTCGACCATGCGTCGCGTCCCCGAGGTCCTCGACTGCTGGTTCGAGTCCGGCTCGATGCCGTTCGCCCAGGTGCACTATCCCTTCGAGAACCGCGACTGGTTCGACACGCACTACCCGGGCGACTTCATCGTCGAGTACAACGGCCAGACCCGCGGCTGGTTCTACACGCTGCACGTCCTGGCCACCGCGCTGTTCGACCGTCCTGCTTTCAAATGCGTTGCCGCGCACGGCATCGTCCTCGGCGACGACGGCCTGAAGATGAGCAAGTCGAAGGGCAACTATCCCGACGTCAACGAGGTCTTCGCCCGCGACGGTTCCGACGCGATGCGCTGGTTCCTCATGTCCTCGCCGATCCTGCGCGGCGGCAATCTCGTCGTCACCGAACAGGGCATCCGCGAGGGTGTGCGGCAGGCGCTGCTGCCGTTGTGGAACGCGTGGAGCTTCCTGCAGCTGTACGCGTCGAAGCCGGGCACCTGGCGGACCGATTCGACGAACGTGCTCGACCGGTACATCCTCGCCAAGCTCGCGCAGACCCGCGACGTCATCACCGAGGCGCTCGAGGCCGTCGACATCGCCGGGGCGTGCGACGAGCTGCGCACCTTCTGCGACGCGCTGACCAACTGGTACGTGCGCCGCTCGCGGAACCGGTTCTGGGACGAGGACACCGACGCGATCGACACCCTCCACACGGTGCTCGAGGTCGTCACGCGCCTGGCCGCGCCGCTGCTGCCGATGGCGTCCGAGGTGATCTGGCGGGGTCTGACCGGTGGCCGGTCGGTGCACCTGGCGGACTGGCCGGCGTCCGACGACCTGCCCTCGGATCCCGCGCTCGTCGCGGCGATGGACGAGGTGCGCGGGGTGTGCTCGACCGTGCTGTCGCTGCGCAAGGCCCAGAAGCTGCGCGTGCGACTCCCGCTGCCCGAGGTCACGGTCGCGACGCCGGGCTCGTCGCATCTCGATCCGTTCGTCGACCTCATCAAGGACGAGGTCAACGTCAAGCGGGTCGTGACCACCGACGACGTCGAGGCCCACGGCCGGTTCGAGGTGGTCGTCAACGCACGTGCCGCCGGTCCCCGTCTCGGCAAGGACGTGCAGAAGGTCATCAAGGCCGTCAAGGCGGGCGACTGGGCGCAAGCGGAGGACGGCACGGTCACCGCGGCCGGCATCGCCCTGCTGCCCGAGGAGTACACCAGCCGTCTCGTCGCGGCCGAGCCGGAATCCACCGCCGCGCTGCCGGGTGGCAACGGCCTGGTGGTCCTCGACACGACCGTCACCGAGGAACTCGAGGCCGAGGGCTGGGCCAAGGACCGCATCCGCGAATTCCAGGACGCGCGCCGCAACCTCGGCCTGGAGGTCTCCGACCGCATCTCGGTGCGGTTCGAGGTTCCGGCCGAACGCGCCGAATGGGCCGACCGCCACCAGGATCTGATCGCCGGCGAGATCCTCGCCACGACCTTCGAGCTCGGCGCCCCCGAAGGCGAGGCGATCGAACTCGGCGAAGGAACCCGCGCGTCCATCGTCAGGGCGTGA
- the wag31 gene encoding DivIVA-like cell division protein Wag31, with protein MPLTPADVHNVAFSKPPIGKRGYNEDEVDAFLDLVEQELTNLIEENADLRQRVAELDQELAEAKKAPRSASSSAPAAPSKPEPARVVETPKPEPAPAPAPAPAPVAAAPSSGDASMQAAKVLGLAQEMADRLTGDAKAEAEELVRNARTNSEQLVSDARTRSEAMIADARQKSDAMLADARTRSETQLRQAKEKADALQADAEKKHTEIMATINQQRSVLEERIERLKTFEREYRVRLKSYLESQLEELEQRGSAVPVDGGQEVFNQSNSSSSFGSSSFAKGNS; from the coding sequence ATGCCGCTGACACCAGCTGATGTGCACAATGTCGCGTTCAGCAAGCCTCCGATCGGGAAGCGTGGTTACAACGAGGACGAGGTCGACGCCTTCCTCGATCTCGTCGAGCAGGAGTTGACGAACCTCATCGAGGAGAACGCCGACCTGCGTCAGCGGGTCGCCGAACTCGACCAGGAGCTCGCCGAAGCCAAGAAGGCGCCGCGCAGCGCGTCGTCGTCCGCGCCGGCGGCCCCGTCCAAACCCGAACCCGCACGTGTCGTCGAGACACCCAAGCCGGAACCCGCTCCGGCGCCGGCTCCGGCACCCGCCCCGGTCGCCGCTGCGCCGTCGAGCGGCGACGCGAGCATGCAGGCCGCCAAGGTCCTCGGGCTCGCGCAGGAGATGGCCGACCGCCTCACCGGCGACGCCAAGGCCGAGGCCGAGGAGCTCGTGCGTAACGCCCGGACCAACTCCGAGCAGCTCGTCTCCGACGCCCGCACCCGCAGCGAGGCGATGATCGCCGACGCGCGGCAGAAGTCCGACGCGATGCTCGCCGATGCGCGGACCCGTTCGGAGACCCAGTTGCGTCAGGCCAAGGAGAAGGCCGACGCGCTGCAGGCGGACGCGGAGAAGAAGCACACCGAGATCATGGCCACGATCAACCAGCAGCGTTCGGTGCTGGAGGAGCGTATCGAGCGGCTCAAGACGTTCGAGCGCGAATACCGGGTGCGCCTGAAGTCCTACCTGGAGTCGCAGCTCGAAGAGCTCGAGCAGCGCGGTTCCGCCGTTCCGGTGGACGGTGGACAGGAAGTGTTCAACCAGTCCAACTCGTCGTCGTCGTTCGGATCGTCGTCCTTCGCGAAGGGCAACAGCTGA
- a CDS encoding YggT family protein: MAVFEVLWFLLFIFWLLLIGRIIVEFIRTFAREWKPSGFVVVVLEAIFTVTDPPVKLLRRLIPPLNLGGVRLDLSIMVLLFIVYFLMAFLPRGGAA, encoded by the coding sequence GTGGCCGTTTTCGAGGTGCTGTGGTTCCTGCTGTTCATCTTCTGGCTTCTGCTGATCGGACGGATCATCGTCGAGTTCATCAGAACCTTCGCGCGGGAGTGGAAGCCGTCCGGCTTCGTGGTCGTCGTTCTCGAGGCGATCTTCACGGTCACGGATCCGCCGGTGAAGCTGCTGCGGAGACTGATTCCGCCGCTCAATCTCGGTGGTGTACGGCTCGATCTGTCCATCATGGTCTTGCTGTTCATCGTGTATTTCCTCATGGCATTCCTGCCCAGGGGCGGCGCAGCATGA
- a CDS encoding cell division protein SepF codes for MSTLHKFKAYFGMVPLEDYEDEYLDDPASGRRDRDRDYGEAPYGGYAPSHRDEYAPSHREEPVREFEHDEFDRYEPAPRPRVEPITARSPRPAPTPARAVPSRAPLTAESRLERAEPRRGALFDEGGPLSKITTLRPRDYSEARTIGERFRDGTPVIMDLVEMSNADAKRLVDFAAGLAFALRGSFDKVATKVFLLSPADIDVSAEERRRIAETGFYNQQ; via the coding sequence ATGAGCACACTCCACAAGTTCAAGGCGTACTTCGGGATGGTGCCGCTCGAGGATTACGAGGACGAGTACCTCGACGATCCGGCGAGCGGACGCCGCGACCGTGATCGCGACTACGGCGAGGCGCCCTACGGCGGCTACGCGCCGTCGCACCGCGACGAGTACGCCCCGTCGCACCGCGAGGAACCGGTTCGCGAGTTCGAGCACGACGAGTTCGACCGGTACGAGCCGGCACCGCGTCCTCGGGTCGAACCCATCACGGCCCGCAGCCCCCGTCCGGCGCCCACCCCGGCCCGCGCGGTCCCCAGCCGTGCACCACTGACGGCGGAGAGCCGGCTCGAGCGCGCCGAGCCCCGGCGTGGTGCGCTCTTCGACGAGGGAGGTCCGTTGTCCAAGATCACCACGTTGCGCCCCCGCGACTACAGCGAGGCGCGCACGATCGGTGAGCGTTTCCGCGACGGAACGCCGGTCATCATGGACCTCGTCGAGATGAGCAACGCCGACGCCAAGCGACTCGTCGACTTCGCGGCCGGGCTCGCCTTCGCGCTGCGCGGTTCGTTCGACAAGGTGGCCACGAAGGTCTTCCTGCTCTCGCCCGCCGACATCGACGTCTCCGCCGAGGAACGGCGGCGTATCGCCGAGACCGGCTTCTACAACCAGCAGTAG
- a CDS encoding YggS family pyridoxal phosphate-dependent enzyme, producing MSAPTSEGRRDELAGRLAAVRERLDAAARAAGRDPSDVALLTVTKFFPASDAVLLHELGCERFGESREQEASAKIAEFRESVTAPVEWHMIGRVQRNKARAVARWAHTVHSVDSLRLVQAFEKGVRAALDAGERTAPLRALLQVSLDGDRERGGVVAEDLPALAEAVAASEVLELGGLMGVPPLGWEPERAFEQLHDMHARLLQDHPAAVELSAGMSGDLEHAVRWGSTCVRVGTAVLGYRPLA from the coding sequence GTGAGCGCCCCCACCTCCGAGGGCCGGCGCGACGAACTCGCCGGACGTCTCGCCGCCGTACGCGAGCGGCTCGACGCCGCGGCCCGCGCCGCCGGCCGTGATCCGTCGGACGTCGCGTTGCTGACGGTCACCAAGTTCTTTCCGGCCTCCGACGCCGTGCTCCTCCACGAACTGGGATGCGAACGCTTCGGCGAGTCCCGCGAGCAGGAGGCGAGCGCGAAGATCGCCGAGTTCCGGGAGAGCGTCACCGCGCCGGTCGAGTGGCACATGATCGGGCGGGTGCAGCGCAACAAGGCCCGTGCCGTCGCCCGCTGGGCGCACACGGTGCACTCGGTCGACAGTCTCCGTCTCGTGCAGGCCTTCGAGAAGGGGGTGCGAGCCGCCCTCGACGCCGGCGAACGCACCGCCCCGCTGCGGGCGCTGTTGCAGGTCAGCCTCGACGGCGACCGGGAGCGCGGCGGCGTGGTCGCCGAGGATCTTCCCGCCCTCGCCGAGGCGGTCGCCGCGTCCGAGGTCCTCGAACTCGGAGGCCTGATGGGAGTGCCGCCGCTCGGGTGGGAGCCCGAGCGGGCATTCGAGCAGCTGCACGACATGCATGCACGGTTGCTGCAGGACCACCCGGCTGCGGTGGAGCTGTCCGCCGGCATGTCCGGTGACCTCGAGCACGCGGTTCGATGGGGTTCGACGTGCGTGCGTGTCGGAACGGCGGTCTTGGGGTATCGACCGTTAGCCTGA
- the pgeF gene encoding peptidoglycan editing factor PgeF, whose product MTAPHRLLRARRVVTTRAGGVSAAPYDSFNLADHVGDDPAAVAANRRRLASVLGLPPERFVWMEQIHSRNVTVVDGPVPEPVPATDALVTRETGLALVTLSADCVSILLSDEGAGVIAAVHAGRVGARIGILPRVLDVMVDLGARPDRIGALLGPAASGRQYEVPAAMRADVEAHLPGSATRTSRGTPGLDLRAGLRRQLADHGVTAVVEDPRCTIEDTSLFSHRRSAPTGRFASVVWLEEGTA is encoded by the coding sequence TTGACGGCTCCGCACCGCCTGCTGCGCGCCCGCCGGGTCGTGACCACACGAGCCGGCGGGGTGTCCGCAGCTCCGTACGACAGTTTCAACCTCGCCGACCACGTCGGCGACGACCCGGCCGCAGTCGCCGCCAACCGGCGGCGGCTCGCGTCCGTCCTCGGGCTGCCGCCGGAGCGGTTCGTCTGGATGGAACAGATCCACAGCCGCAACGTCACGGTGGTCGACGGGCCGGTGCCCGAACCCGTTCCCGCCACCGATGCACTCGTCACGCGCGAGACCGGGCTCGCGCTCGTGACCCTCAGCGCCGACTGCGTGTCGATCCTGCTGTCCGACGAGGGGGCCGGGGTGATCGCCGCCGTGCACGCCGGCCGGGTGGGGGCGCGCATCGGGATCCTCCCGCGCGTGCTCGACGTCATGGTCGATCTCGGCGCCCGCCCCGATCGCATCGGCGCGCTGCTCGGACCCGCCGCGAGCGGCCGGCAGTACGAGGTGCCCGCGGCGATGAGGGCCGATGTCGAGGCACACCTGCCCGGCAGTGCGACCCGCACGAGCCGCGGTACTCCGGGCCTCGACCTGCGTGCCGGACTGCGCCGCCAGCTCGCCGACCACGGCGTGACCGCCGTGGTGGAGGATCCGCGCTGCACGATCGAGGACACCTCCCTGTTCAGCCACCGGCGCTCCGCCCCCACGGGCCGCTTCGCCTCGGTCGTCTGGCTCGAGGAGGGAACGGCGTGA
- the ftsZ gene encoding cell division protein FtsZ, whose amino-acid sequence MTPPHNYLAVIKVVGIGGGGVNAVNRMIEQGLKGVEFIAVNTDAQALLMSDADVKLDVGRELTRGLGAGADPEVGRKAAEDHKDEIEEVLKGADMVFVTAGEGGGTGTGGAPVVASIARKLGALTVGVVTRPFSFEGKRRGSQADTGIQTLRESCDTLIVIPNDRLLQLGDAAVSLMDAFRSADEVLLNGVQGITDLITTPGLINVDFADVKGVMSGAGSALMGIGSSRGEGRAIKAAEAAINSPLLEASMEGARGVLLSIAGGSDLGLFEINEAASLVQEAAHIDANIIFGTVIDDSLGDEVRVTVIAAGFEGGTPARRPVEVGQQQPGQQSGQGQQPQQQQQQPAGRPGAIGVARAGELGRPERETVEPTPVRDQPPVGNQPPAAGGNAPRSVDIDDDGDDDVDVPIFMRR is encoded by the coding sequence ATGACGCCCCCGCACAACTACCTCGCCGTAATCAAGGTCGTCGGTATCGGCGGTGGCGGCGTGAACGCGGTCAACCGCATGATCGAGCAGGGACTCAAGGGAGTCGAGTTCATTGCCGTCAACACCGACGCGCAAGCCCTGCTCATGTCGGATGCCGACGTCAAGCTCGACGTCGGCCGCGAACTGACCCGCGGACTCGGCGCCGGCGCAGACCCGGAGGTCGGCCGCAAGGCCGCCGAGGATCACAAGGACGAGATCGAAGAGGTGCTCAAGGGCGCCGACATGGTCTTCGTGACCGCAGGCGAGGGTGGTGGAACCGGTACCGGCGGCGCTCCCGTCGTCGCGAGCATCGCCCGCAAGCTCGGCGCGCTCACCGTCGGTGTCGTCACGCGTCCGTTCTCGTTCGAGGGCAAGCGTCGCGGCAGCCAGGCCGACACCGGAATCCAGACGCTGCGCGAGTCCTGCGACACGCTCATCGTCATCCCCAACGACCGGCTCCTCCAGCTCGGCGACGCCGCCGTCAGCCTCATGGACGCCTTCCGCTCCGCCGATGAGGTGCTCCTCAACGGTGTCCAGGGCATCACCGACCTCATCACCACCCCGGGTCTGATCAACGTCGACTTCGCCGACGTCAAGGGCGTCATGTCGGGTGCCGGCTCGGCCTTGATGGGCATCGGCTCGTCGCGCGGTGAGGGTCGTGCCATCAAGGCCGCGGAGGCCGCGATCAACTCGCCGCTGCTCGAGGCGTCGATGGAAGGCGCGCGCGGCGTGCTGCTGTCGATCGCCGGCGGCTCCGATCTCGGCCTGTTCGAGATCAACGAGGCCGCCTCGCTCGTGCAGGAGGCCGCACACATCGACGCCAACATCATCTTCGGCACGGTCATCGACGACTCGCTCGGCGACGAGGTCCGCGTGACCGTCATCGCCGCAGGTTTCGAGGGCGGGACGCCCGCCCGCCGTCCCGTCGAGGTGGGCCAGCAGCAACCGGGTCAGCAGTCGGGCCAGGGGCAGCAGCCGCAGCAGCAGCAGCAACAGCCGGCCGGTCGGCCCGGCGCGATCGGCGTCGCGCGTGCCGGCGAGCTCGGCCGTCCCGAGCGCGAGACCGTCGAACCCACCCCGGTGCGCGATCAGCCCCCCGTCGGCAACCAGCCGCCGGCCGCAGGCGGCAACGCACCTCGCAGCGTGGACATCGACGACGACGGTGACGACGACGTCGACGTGCCGATCTTCATGCGCCGTTGA
- a CDS encoding cell division protein FtsQ/DivIB — protein sequence MTPAAVSSRRRRGRPSREPRDPDEARERSTARRPSGRSVRLRTVLVGAAVVAVLLGAIAVAWLSPLLSVRVIEVDGIEVVTYDEVVDALAVAEGTPLLRVDTAEAAQRVATIPRAASARVQRVYPSTVRVTVTEREAMVFFDAPDGTHSVDIEGVDFAVEPPPMFTPRLVTPTPGTGDPATRAAVEVLDKLPPDLRVQVETVEAPSPSDISIVLTDGRVVVWGGTDRSERKAAVVGPLLTQPGERFDVASPDLPTVR from the coding sequence GTGACGCCCGCCGCCGTCTCGTCACGCCGCCGTCGCGGACGACCGTCACGCGAACCGCGTGATCCCGACGAAGCCCGCGAACGCAGCACCGCCCGCCGCCCGTCCGGGCGGTCGGTGCGCCTGCGGACCGTGCTCGTCGGGGCGGCTGTCGTCGCGGTGCTCCTCGGTGCCATCGCGGTGGCCTGGCTGTCGCCGTTGCTGTCCGTGCGGGTGATCGAGGTGGACGGGATCGAGGTCGTCACCTACGACGAGGTGGTCGACGCCCTCGCGGTCGCCGAGGGCACGCCGCTGCTCCGGGTCGACACGGCCGAGGCGGCCCAGCGGGTCGCGACGATTCCGCGCGCGGCGTCGGCCCGGGTCCAGCGGGTCTATCCCTCCACCGTCCGGGTGACGGTGACCGAGCGCGAGGCGATGGTCTTCTTCGACGCCCCCGACGGCACCCACTCGGTCGACATCGAGGGAGTCGACTTCGCGGTCGAACCGCCTCCGATGTTCACGCCCCGCCTCGTCACCCCGACGCCGGGCACCGGTGATCCCGCGACCCGCGCCGCCGTGGAGGTGCTCGACAAGTTGCCGCCCGACCTGCGCGTGCAGGTGGAGACGGTCGAAGCGCCCTCCCCGTCCGACATCTCGATCGTCCTCACCGACGGGCGTGTCGTGGTGTGGGGTGGAACCGATCGTTCCGAGCGGAAGGCGGCGGTCGTCGGCCCGCTGCTGACACAGCCGGGGGAGCGATTCGACGTGGCGAGTCCCGACCTGCCGACGGTGAGGTGA